One region of Salvia miltiorrhiza cultivar Shanhuang (shh) chromosome 3, IMPLAD_Smil_shh, whole genome shotgun sequence genomic DNA includes:
- the LOC131016412 gene encoding mannan endo-1,4-beta-mannosidase 6 isoform X2: protein MAMTSGNFFCSTQVDIMNRIDEDSWSMVQRKGNQFMLDGQPFYVNGFNTYWLMIFAVDESTRPKVSAVFQQASSVGLSVCRTWAFNDGGWRALQKAPNVYDEQVFKGLDFVVSEAKKYKVRLILSLVNNWEAYGGKSQYVKWGKATGLNLTSDDDFYSHPTLRSYYKSHVKTVLNRVNTITNITYKDDPTIFAWELMNEPRCESDPSGDTLQDWIEEMAVYVKSIDPKHLVEIGAEGFYGASTPNKVRYNPNTYAQQVGTDFIRNHQVLGVDFASVHIYPDSWISQAISDAHIEFVKSWTQAHIDDAEKYLGMPVVFAEFGVCRKDPGYNVSYHDALVSSVYQSVLNSSKRGGAGGGSLVWQLFPEGTDYMDDGYALVLSKNPSLSHLISLQSTRLNMFNSLCSWKCRWTCKKRHDDYHAIE from the exons ATGGCAATGACCTCCGGCAATTTCTTTTGCTCAACTCAAGTTGATATCATGAATA GGATTGATGAAGATTCATGGAGCATGGTGCAGAGGAAGGGGAACCAATTCATGTTGGATGGGCAGCCATTCTATGTGAATGGATTCAACACATACTGGCTGATGATTTTCGCGGTGGACGAGTCGACCCGACCAAAGGTGAGTGCTGTGTTCCAGCAGGCTTCATCTGTGGGGCTTTCAGTGTGCAGGACTTGGGCTTTCAACGATGGCGGGTGGCGAGCTCTTCAGAAAGCCCCTAACGTTTATGACGAGCAAGTTTTCAAG GGCTTGGACTTTGTGGTGAGTGAAGCAAAGAAGTATAAAGTAAGGCTGATATTATCGTTGGTTAACAACTGGGAAGCCTATGGAGGGAAATCACAGTATGTGAAATGGGGAAAGGCTACTGGTCTCAACTTGACATCTGATGATGATTTCTACTCTCATCCCACTCTCAGAAGCTACTACAAATCCCATGTTAAG ACAGTTCTCAACAGAGTGAATACCATAACAAACATAACATACAAGGACGATCCCACTATCTTTGCTTGGGAACTCATGAACGAGCCTCGTTGCGAATCCGATCCCTCCGGAGATACGTTGCAG GATTGGATTGAAGAAATGGCAGTGTATGTGAAAAGCATTGATCCGAAGCATCTGGTGGAGATTGGAGCCGAAGGCTTCTACGGCGCCTCGACCCCGAATAAGGTTCGGTACAACCCCAACACCTACGCTCAACAAGTTGGGACAGACTTCATCCGCAACCATCAAGTTCTCGGAGTGGATTTTGCATCGGTTCATATCTACCCAGATTCTTG GATCTCCCAAGCAATCTCGGATGCACACATTGAGTTCGTGAAATCATGGACGCAAGCTCACATCGATGATGCAGAGAAGTACCTGGGAATGCCGGTGGTGTTTGCGGAGTTTGGAGTGTGTCGGAAGGATCCAGGCTACAACGTAAGCTACCATGATGCGCTGGTGAGTTCGGTTTACCAGAGCGTGTTGAACTCGAGCAAGAGAGGCGGGGCGGGCGGCGGCAGCCTCGTGTGGCAGCTGTTTCCGGAAGGGACAGACTACATGGATGATGGATATGCATTAGTTCTATCAAAGAATCCTtctctctcacatcttatatcGCTGCAGTCCACCAGGCTCAATATGTTCAACTCCTTGTGTTCATGGAAATGCAGGTGGACTTGCAAGAAGAGGCACGACGACTATCATGCAATCGAATGA
- the LOC131016412 gene encoding mannan endo-1,4-beta-mannosidase 6 isoform X1 has protein sequence MYMFKALSLILLLHHSTCLALISRYDISELEDEVGAGIDEDSWSMVQRKGNQFMLDGQPFYVNGFNTYWLMIFAVDESTRPKVSAVFQQASSVGLSVCRTWAFNDGGWRALQKAPNVYDEQVFKGLDFVVSEAKKYKVRLILSLVNNWEAYGGKSQYVKWGKATGLNLTSDDDFYSHPTLRSYYKSHVKTVLNRVNTITNITYKDDPTIFAWELMNEPRCESDPSGDTLQDWIEEMAVYVKSIDPKHLVEIGAEGFYGASTPNKVRYNPNTYAQQVGTDFIRNHQVLGVDFASVHIYPDSWISQAISDAHIEFVKSWTQAHIDDAEKYLGMPVVFAEFGVCRKDPGYNVSYHDALVSSVYQSVLNSSKRGGAGGGSLVWQLFPEGTDYMDDGYALVLSKNPSLSHLISLQSTRLNMFNSLCSWKCRWTCKKRHDDYHAIE, from the exons ATGTACATGTTCAAGGCATTGAGTCTCATTTTGCTCCTTCACCATTCAACATGTTTAGCACTCATCTCTAGATATGACATCTCTGAGTTAGAGGATGAGGTTGGTGCAGGGATTGATGAAGATTCATGGAGCATGGTGCAGAGGAAGGGGAACCAATTCATGTTGGATGGGCAGCCATTCTATGTGAATGGATTCAACACATACTGGCTGATGATTTTCGCGGTGGACGAGTCGACCCGACCAAAGGTGAGTGCTGTGTTCCAGCAGGCTTCATCTGTGGGGCTTTCAGTGTGCAGGACTTGGGCTTTCAACGATGGCGGGTGGCGAGCTCTTCAGAAAGCCCCTAACGTTTATGACGAGCAAGTTTTCAAG GGCTTGGACTTTGTGGTGAGTGAAGCAAAGAAGTATAAAGTAAGGCTGATATTATCGTTGGTTAACAACTGGGAAGCCTATGGAGGGAAATCACAGTATGTGAAATGGGGAAAGGCTACTGGTCTCAACTTGACATCTGATGATGATTTCTACTCTCATCCCACTCTCAGAAGCTACTACAAATCCCATGTTAAG ACAGTTCTCAACAGAGTGAATACCATAACAAACATAACATACAAGGACGATCCCACTATCTTTGCTTGGGAACTCATGAACGAGCCTCGTTGCGAATCCGATCCCTCCGGAGATACGTTGCAG GATTGGATTGAAGAAATGGCAGTGTATGTGAAAAGCATTGATCCGAAGCATCTGGTGGAGATTGGAGCCGAAGGCTTCTACGGCGCCTCGACCCCGAATAAGGTTCGGTACAACCCCAACACCTACGCTCAACAAGTTGGGACAGACTTCATCCGCAACCATCAAGTTCTCGGAGTGGATTTTGCATCGGTTCATATCTACCCAGATTCTTG GATCTCCCAAGCAATCTCGGATGCACACATTGAGTTCGTGAAATCATGGACGCAAGCTCACATCGATGATGCAGAGAAGTACCTGGGAATGCCGGTGGTGTTTGCGGAGTTTGGAGTGTGTCGGAAGGATCCAGGCTACAACGTAAGCTACCATGATGCGCTGGTGAGTTCGGTTTACCAGAGCGTGTTGAACTCGAGCAAGAGAGGCGGGGCGGGCGGCGGCAGCCTCGTGTGGCAGCTGTTTCCGGAAGGGACAGACTACATGGATGATGGATATGCATTAGTTCTATCAAAGAATCCTtctctctcacatcttatatcGCTGCAGTCCACCAGGCTCAATATGTTCAACTCCTTGTGTTCATGGAAATGCAGGTGGACTTGCAAGAAGAGGCACGACGACTATCATGCAATCGAATGA